A stretch of the Panicum virgatum strain AP13 chromosome 9N, P.virgatum_v5, whole genome shotgun sequence genome encodes the following:
- the LOC120688451 gene encoding probable plastid-lipid-associated protein 10, chloroplastic isoform X2, giving the protein MALAAPSSLRRLPATPPQARSPPPASRLREPRLRLRRSLVAAAAAAAPLSASASPEDKERRKHELLRAVQETRRGFAAGPDQRAAIEEAVVAVEELGAGEGAPLDLAELDGTWRLCYTSASDVLVLFEAAERLPLLQVGQIYQKFECKDQSDGGIVRNVVRWSIENLLEDQEGATLMVSAKFLVLSKRNIFLQFEEVAVENIKISEQLQALIAPAILPRSFLSLQKGAFLLWQRMGCKPSSYAYANQRSGPQDSNPIARDEGGLF; this is encoded by the exons ATGGCGCTCGCCGCCCCTTcttccctccgccgcctcccagcCACGCCGCCGCAGGCGCGGTCTCCGCCCCCGGCCTCCCGCCTGCGCGAGCCCCGTCTCCGTCTCCGCCGGTCCctcgtcgccgcggcggcggccgcggccccgcTCTCTGCTTCGGCCTCCCCC GAGGACAAGGAGCGGAGGAAGCACGAGCTGCTGCGTGCGGTTCAGGAAACGCGGCGCGGATTCGCGGCGGGGCCCGACCAGCGCGCCGCCATCGAGGAGGCCGTC gtggccgtggaggagctcggcgccggggagggggcgccgcttGATCTCGCGGAGCTCGACGGCACCTGGAGGCTATGCTACACCTCGGCGTCGGACGTGCTCGTGCTGTTTGAGGCGGCCGAGAGGCTCCCACTCCTACAG GTGGGGCAAATCTACCAGAAATTCGAGTGCAAAGATCAGTCAGATGGTGGAATTGTGAGGAATGTTGTACGGTGGAGCATCGAGAACTTGCTAGAG GACCAAGAAGGTGCAACACTGATGGTCTCTGCAAAATTTCTTGTCCTGTCTAAGCGCAACATCTTTCTTCAATTTGAGGAG GTTGCTGTTGAAAATATCAAGATTAGTGAGCAGCTTCAAGCACTAATAGCTCCTGCTATACTTCCTCGGTCATTTTTGAGCCTTCAG AAAGGAGCCTTTCTTTTATGGCAACGTATGGGGTGCAAACCAAGCTCCTATGCATATGCAAACCAGCGATCAGGACCGCAGGATTCCAATCCAATAGCTAGAGATGAAGGTGGGCTCTTTTAG
- the LOC120688451 gene encoding probable plastid-lipid-associated protein 10, chloroplastic isoform X1, whose translation MALAAPSSLRRLPATPPQARSPPPASRLREPRLRLRRSLVAAAAAAAPLSASASPEDKERRKHELLRAVQETRRGFAAGPDQRAAIEEAVVAVEELGAGEGAPLDLAELDGTWRLCYTSASDVLVLFEAAERLPLLQVGQIYQKFECKDQSDGGIVRNVVRWSIENLLEDQEGATLMVSAKFLVLSKRNIFLQFEEVAVENIKISEQLQALIAPAILPRSFLSLQILQFLKTFRAQVPVSGPERRSPGGLYYLSYLDRDMLLGRSIGGGGVFIFTRAQPLV comes from the exons ATGGCGCTCGCCGCCCCTTcttccctccgccgcctcccagcCACGCCGCCGCAGGCGCGGTCTCCGCCCCCGGCCTCCCGCCTGCGCGAGCCCCGTCTCCGTCTCCGCCGGTCCctcgtcgccgcggcggcggccgcggccccgcTCTCTGCTTCGGCCTCCCCC GAGGACAAGGAGCGGAGGAAGCACGAGCTGCTGCGTGCGGTTCAGGAAACGCGGCGCGGATTCGCGGCGGGGCCCGACCAGCGCGCCGCCATCGAGGAGGCCGTC gtggccgtggaggagctcggcgccggggagggggcgccgcttGATCTCGCGGAGCTCGACGGCACCTGGAGGCTATGCTACACCTCGGCGTCGGACGTGCTCGTGCTGTTTGAGGCGGCCGAGAGGCTCCCACTCCTACAG GTGGGGCAAATCTACCAGAAATTCGAGTGCAAAGATCAGTCAGATGGTGGAATTGTGAGGAATGTTGTACGGTGGAGCATCGAGAACTTGCTAGAG GACCAAGAAGGTGCAACACTGATGGTCTCTGCAAAATTTCTTGTCCTGTCTAAGCGCAACATCTTTCTTCAATTTGAGGAG GTTGCTGTTGAAAATATCAAGATTAGTGAGCAGCTTCAAGCACTAATAGCTCCTGCTATACTTCCTCGGTCATTTTTGAGCCTTCAG ATATTGCAGTTCCTTAAAACCTTTCGAGCTCAAGTTCCTGTTAGTGGTCCTGAAAG ACGATCACCTGGAGGACTATATTATCTTTCTTACCTTGACCGTGATATGCTGTTGGGTCGTTCGATTGGTGGTGGGGGAGTATTTATTTTCACTAGAGCTCAACCTCTCGTATGA